In one window of Anaerolineae bacterium DNA:
- a CDS encoding Hsp20/alpha crystallin family protein, whose translation MVNLRRWNPRRELGNLRESMGRFLEEGFTSVSGGMLPVDIYETEEAVVVEAGPLHGIHADDIEVSFTGNVLTIRGETRETAEQEQPAVTYLRRERRHGRFSRTVTIPRPVKAEEAVASLKDGILTITIPKSDEARPHVISIESAEG comes from the coding sequence ATGGTGAATCTTCGACGCTGGAATCCCCGCCGGGAGCTTGGCAATCTCCGTGAAAGTATGGGTCGGTTCCTGGAAGAAGGATTTACCTCAGTAAGCGGCGGCATGCTTCCCGTTGACATCTACGAAACAGAAGAAGCTGTAGTTGTCGAAGCCGGCCCCTTGCACGGAATACACGCTGACGATATTGAGGTCTCGTTTACCGGCAATGTGCTAACGATTCGGGGCGAGACACGCGAAACTGCCGAGCAGGAACAGCCAGCAGTTACCTATCTTCGCCGGGAGCGCCGGCATGGCCGGTTTAGCCGTACTGTCACCATTCCCCGGCCAGTCAAAGCAGAAGAGGCCGTAGCCAGCTTGAAGGATGGCATTCTGACCATTACCATCCCCAAGAGCGATGAGGCTCGCCCGCACGTCATCAGTATCGAATCCGCCGAGGGCTAG